Proteins found in one Brachyspira murdochii DSM 12563 genomic segment:
- a CDS encoding A1S_2505 family phage non-structural protein codes for MKRISSDNITKLEDNEVFVFGSNTQGAHGGGAARFAMNFGAVYGQAFGLQGKTFAIPTVDYTKSGKMKVSEIKEYVDKFLDFTLNHKDKKFLVTEIGCGIAGFKVEEMAELFRASLEYDNVYLPKRFYDYLTSNK; via the coding sequence ATGAAAAGAATATCATCTGATAATATAACTAAATTAGAAGATAATGAAGTTTTTGTTTTTGGAAGCAATACTCAAGGGGCACATGGCGGCGGTGCGGCAAGATTCGCTATGAATTTTGGGGCAGTGTATGGTCAGGCATTTGGACTTCAGGGTAAGACATTTGCTATACCTACTGTGGATTATACTAAAAGCGGTAAAATGAAAGTATCAGAAATAAAAGAATATGTTGATAAGTTTTTGGACTTTACTTTAAATCATAAAGATAAAAAATTTCTTGTAACGGAAATAGGATGCGGTATAGCAGGATTTAAAGTAGAAGAGATGGCGGAGCTTTTCAGAGCATCTTTAGAGTATGATAATGTTTATCTTCCTAAAAGGTTTTATGATTAT
- a CDS encoding zinc ribbon domain-containing protein, translated as MLCKKCLKEIKDDSIFCSYCGVKLEDIENMSDVKSSINEESTINKEANSNKESTINKEANSNEKSNINEQDNSNNSFYIPISGIKSKFDHGYEHMLFSAFILPIVIMLLMMTMNVNFPFIAIVVPFIFVILAIKMNPRGVYIDVREGRLVKNHNAKFGFLKDVLYLKEVFFIEVKSFQIDAIPFPKGNFFNALLGSGTFYKFSFFNKDGYKILSLCVSNINEKNKLLDALSKTLISLNKADIKVDIIDSVSRDFDELAK; from the coding sequence ATGTTATGCAAAAAATGTTTAAAAGAAATTAAAGATGATTCTATATTTTGCAGTTATTGCGGAGTAAAATTGGAAGATATAGAAAATATGTCAGATGTAAAAAGTTCTATTAATGAAGAGTCTACTATTAACAAAGAAGCTAATAGTAATAAAGAGTCTACTATTAACAAAGAAGCTAATAGTAATGAAAAGTCTAATATTAACGAACAAGATAATAGTAATAATAGTTTTTATATTCCAATATCTGGTATAAAATCAAAATTTGATCATGGTTATGAACATATGTTGTTTTCGGCATTTATATTACCTATTGTTATAATGTTACTAATGATGACAATGAATGTTAATTTTCCATTTATAGCTATTGTTGTTCCGTTTATTTTTGTTATTTTAGCTATAAAAATGAATCCAAGAGGAGTTTATATAGATGTTAGAGAAGGACGTTTAGTAAAAAATCATAATGCTAAATTTGGTTTTTTAAAAGATGTTTTATATTTAAAAGAAGTATTTTTTATAGAAGTAAAGAGTTTTCAAATAGATGCTATACCATTTCCAAAAGGTAATTTTTTTAATGCATTATTGGGAAGCGGTACTTTTTACAAATTCTCATTTTTTAATAAAGATGGATATAAAATATTATCTTTATGCGTTTCAAATATAAATGAGAAAAATAAATTATTAGATGCTCTTTCAAAAACTTTGATTTCATTAAATAAAGCTGATATTAAAGTAGATATTATTGATTCTGTAAGCAGAGATTTTGATGAATTAGCTAAATAA
- a CDS encoding ankyrin repeat domain-containing protein: protein MLTLSVDISETDNYSGYVQVPIFFYAIQTKNYNIVKAFLDKGVKLEGTNSDNQTVIMAAIITNNADIVREILKKIKVYWKKKLKMRHY, encoded by the coding sequence ATGCTGACATTAAGTGTAGATATATCAGAAACAGACAACTACTCAGGATATGTTCAAGTACCAATATTCTTTTACGCTATACAAACAAAAAATTATAATATCGTTAAGGCTTTTTTAGATAAAGGGGTAAAACTTGAAGGTACAAATTCGGATAATCAAACTGTAATAATGGCTGCAATAATAACTAATAATGCTGATATAGTAAGAGAGATATTAAAAAAGATAAAAGTTTATTGGAAGAAAAAATTGAAGATGAGACACTATTAA
- a CDS encoding DUF1232 domain-containing protein has protein sequence MKKTYNKNKDYIEIPDEDLEILGKDGIYRKYSTYKKNNRKSKLIYWIPFLLAVIYTISPIDLVPDRIPIGKLDDIILLAITLYYGLKKADFSDNPIINVIIRNIILSTTITVFVMMIIIYCLAVFL, from the coding sequence ATGAAAAAAACATATAATAAAAATAAAGATTATATAGAAATACCTGATGAAGATTTGGAGATACTAGGAAAAGATGGTATATACAGAAAATACAGCACATATAAAAAAAATAATAGAAAAAGCAAATTAATATATTGGATTCCTTTTTTACTTGCTGTTATTTATACTATATCTCCTATAGATTTAGTTCCAGACAGGATACCTATAGGAAAATTAGATGATATAATACTGCTTGCTATAACGCTTTATTACGGATTAAAAAAAGCTGACTTTTCAGACAATCCCATTATCAATGTAATAATAAGAAATATCATACTCTCTACAACTATCACAGTATTTGTTATGATGATTATCATATACTGTTTGGCAGTTTTTCTATAA
- a CDS encoding ankyrin repeat domain-containing protein yields MEEKIEDETLLTWAIKNNKGFRYNYSVDVKVIDALLEAGADYEAKNSDGKNALMVAASMGREDIIELLEKYGA; encoded by the coding sequence TTGGAAGAAAAAATTGAAGATGAGACACTATTAACTTGGGCTATAAAGAATAATAAAGGTTTTCGTTATAATTATAGTGTAGATGTAAAAGTTATTGATGCTCTCTTAGAAGCAGGGGCTGATTATGAAGCAAAAAATTCTGATGGTAAAAATGCTTTAATGGTGGCAGCTTCTATGGGCAGAGAAGATATTATTGAATTGTTGGAAAAATACGGGGCTTAA
- a CDS encoding ankyrin repeat domain-containing protein produces MKITKILIIIIFSLALFNSLAFTQYNEKELIEACKNGDLETAKKLIRTGTDVNTKDGEKVSALMYAVKSGNLDLIKELVRFGADIGYYYGSYNDRGKSVNIDIAFFAIENGNNDIIEYLLSKGDNPNDFLFFAIYKNYINRVKEFIKKGADADYYLPYASERGNVLIMPELIKAGADDFNNFLRRAIFEYIYQDIDNSEAIIELIKRNADIKCRYIRNRQLLRICSSTNILLRYTNKKL; encoded by the coding sequence ATGAAAATTACTAAAATATTAATAATCATAATATTTTCATTAGCTTTATTTAATTCATTAGCATTCACTCAATATAATGAAAAAGAGTTAATAGAGGCTTGTAAAAATGGAGATTTAGAAACCGCAAAAAAATTAATAAGAACAGGAACTGATGTTAATACTAAAGATGGTGAAAAAGTAAGTGCATTAATGTATGCTGTTAAAAGCGGGAATTTAGACTTAATAAAAGAATTAGTAAGATTTGGTGCTGATATAGGTTATTATTATGGTTCTTATAATGACAGAGGTAAAAGTGTTAATATTGATATTGCATTCTTTGCTATTGAAAACGGCAATAATGATATTATTGAATATTTATTAAGTAAGGGAGATAATCCTAATGATTTTTTATTTTTTGCTATATACAAAAATTATATAAATAGAGTGAAAGAATTTATAAAAAAAGGAGCTGATGCTGATTATTATCTTCCTTATGCATCTGAAAGAGGTAATGTTCTTATAATGCCGGAACTTATAAAAGCAGGTGCTGATGATTTTAACAATTTTTTAAGAAGGGCAATATTTGAATATATTTATCAGGACATTGATAATAGTGAAGCCATAATTGAATTGATAAAAAGAAATGCTGACATTAAGTGTAGATATATCAGAAACAGACAACTACTCAGGATATGTTCAAGTACCAATATTCTTTTACGCTATACAAACAAAAAATTATAA